In the genome of Neofelis nebulosa isolate mNeoNeb1 chromosome 8, mNeoNeb1.pri, whole genome shotgun sequence, one region contains:
- the LOC131483995 gene encoding olfactory receptor 6C75-like, whose amino-acid sequence MRNHSIHTDFILLGLTNDPELQVVIFLFLFFTYLLSVTGNLTIITLTLLDSHLKIPMYFFLRNFSFLEISFTTVCIPRFLVSLVTKDRTISYMSCMTQLFFFIFLGVTEFYLLAAMSFDRYVAICKPLHYTTIMSNKVCYQLVLSSWVTGFLVIFPPIILGLKLEFCASNVIDHFICDSSPILQISCSDTHFLELMSFFLAVMTLMVTLMLVILSYGYIIKTILKFPSVQQRTKAFSTCSSHMIVVSISYGSCIFMYIKPSANDRVTLSKGVAVLNTSVAPLLNPFIYTLRNQQVKQAFKDMVQKVLFASNK is encoded by the coding sequence ATGAGGAACCATTCAATCCACACGGACTTCATTCTTTTGGGTCTGACAAATGACCCTGAACTGCAGGttgtaattttcctctttctattttttacctACTTGTTGAGTGTGACAGGAAACTTAACCATCATCACTCTCACTCTGCTGGATTCCCACCTAAAGATACCAATGTATTTCTTCCTACGGAATTTCTCCTTTTTAGAAATCTCATTCACAACTGTTTGTATTCCAAGGTTCCTGGTGAGCCTTGTGACAAAGGACAGGACTATTTCCTATATGAGCTGTATgactcagttatttttttttatctttttgggaGTAACTGAATTTTACCTTCTGGCTGCTATGTCCTTCGATCGTTATGTGGCTATATGTAAACCTCTGCATTACACCACCATCATGAGCAACAAAGTTTGCTACCAACTTGTACTCAGCTCTTGGGTAACTGGATTCTTGGTCATCTTTCCTCCAATAATCTTGGGACTCAAGTTGGAATTTTGTGCTTCCAACGTCATTGATCATTTTATTTGTGATTCTTCTCCCATCCTGCAGATCTCTTGTTCAGATACACATTTCTTAGAGCTAATGTCATTTTTCTTGGCCGTGATGACACTAATGGTCACACTGATGTTAGTGATTCTCTCCTACGGCTACATCATCAAGACAATTCTCAAATTCCCTTCTGTTCAGCAAAGGACTAAAGCCTTTTCTACCTGTTCTTCCCACATGATTGTAGTTTCCATCTCTTATGGTAGCTGCATCTTCATGTACATAAAACCATCAGCAAATGACAGAGTGACTTTAAGCAAAGGAGTAGCTGTGCTCAATACCTCAGTTGCCCCCTTATTGAATCCCTTCATTTATACACTAAGAAACCAGCAAGTGAAACAGGCCTTTAAGGATATGGTCCAGAAAGTCTTATTTGCttcaaacaaatga